In Ptychodera flava strain L36383 chromosome 17, AS_Pfla_20210202, whole genome shotgun sequence, one genomic interval encodes:
- the LOC139115530 gene encoding glutathionyl-hydroquinone reductase YqjG-like yields the protein MSSHEKTLATGTKDDENGKLKTKQASLKLDGGYVPGVGSARNWITADGSSGFKAEPGRYHLYVGHFCPYCHRCLLTLTLKGLLHVVSIDVCSFRRHEERGCEFVPEIPGCTEDTVNGKKFIGDIYDMVGIKQRSIPVLWDKKTGTIVSNESAEIIRMLNCEFNEWAKESIDLYPPSLHDAEVIFVFVFVFVFVFVFVLVWSH from the exons GCACAAAGGACGACGAGAATGGAAAGTTAAAGACCAAACAAGCTAGTTTAAAACTAGATGGTGGATACGTACCAGGTGTTGGCTCTGCCCGGAACTGGATAACCGCCGACGGATCATCGGGCTTCAAAGCCGAACCAGGTCGTTACCATCTCTACGTGGGTCATTTTTGTCCCTACTGCCATCGCTGCCTCCTGACCCTAACCCTTAAGGGGCTACTTCACGTGGTTTCGATCGACGTTTGCTCCTTTCGACGTCATGAGGAGAGAGGATGTGAATTTGTGCCGGAGATTCCAGGGTGCACTGAAGACACTGTAAATGGCAAGAAATTCATCGGTGACATTTATGATATGGTTGGCATCAAACAACG TTCAATTCCAGTTTTATGGGACAAGAAAACAGGGACCATTGTGAGCAACGAAAGTGCTGAAATCATCCGAATGCTGAATTGTGAATTTAATGAGTGGGCTAAGGAGTCAATCGATCTTTATCCGCCAAGTTtacacgatgctgaagttattttcgtattcgttttcgtattcgttttcgtattcgtattcgtattggtatggagtcactga